In the genome of Pichia kudriavzevii chromosome 4, complete sequence, one region contains:
- a CDS encoding uncharacterized protein (PKUD0D02985; Pfam Domains: Pmp24(3.2e-12)) yields MDNELLEAILRAVQNALIYGYRIRFLHSLAYNVATLPRPHELLKGVWKSMRLGVDHGKILAVFAIVFRVVKTVLKRRVDKPVADFIAGFLGGCLVYGGLVNRRRRMLNDAILEQITMYTLSRLVLALGRDVVNAAVPDRYRKKARDMSWTLGCGLVWGGIMLYYRRDGGKDEYLPRAMRVSLDFIYGSVPHAWREAFQYGREDKKRTS; encoded by the coding sequence ATGGATAACGAATTGCTGGAAGCAATACTACGTGCTGTACAGAATGCACTTATTTATGGGTATAGGATCAGGTTTCTCCACTCATTGGCATACAACGTGGCGACCCTACCTCGTCCACATGAGCTGTTGAAGGGAGTGTGGAAATCGATGCGGCTCGGGGTGGACCATGGTAAGATTCTAGCGGTCTTTGCAATAGTGTTCAGGGTGGTGAAGACGGTTCTGAAGAGACGGGTCGACAAGCCCGTGGCGGATTTCATTGCAGGGTTTCTCGGAGGGTGTCTTGTGTATGGGGGACTCGTCAACAGGAGGAGACGGATGTTGAACGATGCCATTTTGGAGCAAATCACCATGTACACGCTATCCAGACTCGTGCTTGCCCTGGGGAGAGATGTGGTCAATGCTGCTGTTCCGGACCGCTACAGGAAGAAGGCCAGAGACATGTCGTGGACCTTGGGGTGTGGTCTCGTGTGGGGGGGAATCATGCTCTATTATAGACGAGACGGCGGCAAGGACGAGTACCTACCGAGGGCAATGCGGGTCTCTCTGGATTTCATATATGGATCTGTGCCGCATGCATGGAGAGAGGCGTTTCAGTATGGGAGAGAAGACAAGAAACGAACCAGTTGA
- a CDS encoding uncharacterized protein (PKUD0D02990; Pfam Domains: Abhydrolase_1(5e-16)), producing MLWDTYTDCPVVVESRLFSVPLVHDTPNDETITVGAKLVSRQYTPHSKDKYILYLQGGPGYSCPFPSKTSPVFLEPMLRRGYTVVLLDQRGTGLSEPVDVGSLVDGKTPEEQLEYILNFRADSIVRDAEMIRKILLGETQWLLLGQSYGSFCSLCYLSMFPKSIKCVFLTGGVPPLLSTRAEVVNSQVENMRKRCQAYFSKYKEDRERLDGIHRYLDNNKVYLPNGSQLTVARFKGVGSCFGVTGGALYIHSLITTMALEIQALNSLTYNTKNSIMQCFGSETNILYFLFQQVIYMNGPGHLERFSQEMFDELPFTIEMFHSEMLTDPVFQPLAPLVDELYRFSNWKQIWDLESLKSIRWDDIPVVAASFVGDIYVDFNLGQRLHSLFEFKDLITNIHCHDGVKADPNIVEQLFHLLENGNYM from the coding sequence ATGCTCTGGGACACTTACACAGATTGTCcggttgttgttgagagTCGGCTGTTCTCTGTGCCCTTAGTCCACGATACCCCCAATGATGAGACAATCACCGTGGGAGCCAAACTCGTCTCTAGACAATATACCCCGCATTCTAAAGACAAGTACATTCTCTACTTGCAGGGAGGACCTGGTTATTCGTGTCCGTTTCCCTCAAAAACAAGCCCTGTATTCCTGGAACCGATGCTAAGAAGAGGGTACACTGTTGTGCTGCTGGACCAACGGGGCACGGGACTTTCCGAGCCCGTGGACGTGGGGAGCCTCGTTGATGGGAAGACGCCGGAAGAACAGCTCGAGTACATCCTCAACTTCAGGGCAGACTCGATTGTAAGGGACGCAGAAATGATTAGGAAGATACTCCTTGGAGAAACACaatggttgttgttgggGCAGTCGTATGGGAGTTTCTGCTCTCTGTGCTACTTGTCGATGTTCCCAAAGTCCATCAAATGCGTGTTTCTCACTGGTGGTGTTCCGCCTCTTCTATCCACTAGGGCAGAGGTTGTTAACAGTCAGGTTGAAAACATGAGAAAACGTTGCCAGGCATATTTTTCCAAGTACAAAGAAGATAGAGAGCGTCTTGACGGAATCCATAGATACTTGGACAACAACAAGGTATATCTCCCCAATGGAAGTCAATTGACCGTGGCTCGATTTAAAGGTGTAGGCTCTTGCTTTGGGGTTACTGGTGGTGCATTATATATACATTCTCTCATCACCACCATGGCGTTGGAGATCCAGGCCTTGAATTCACTCACTTATAATACAAAAAACTCCATAATGCAATGCTTTGGATCAGAGACTAATATCCTATATTTTCTATTCCAGCAGGTCATATACATGAACGGTCCAGGACATCTGGAAAGGTTTTCGCAAGAGATGTTTGATGAGTTACCATTCACTATAGAAATGTTTCACTCTGAAATGCTGACTGATCCCGTGTTCCAGCCACTAGCGCCGTTGGTCGATGAACTGTACAGGTTTTCCAATTGGAAACAGATTTGGGACCTTGAAAGCCTCAAATCCATTAGGTGGGATGATATTCCCGTTGTAGCGGCTTCCTTTGTTGGTGACATCTATGTGGATTTCAACTTGGGACAACGCCTGCATTCTCTTTTCGAGTTCAAAGACTTGATCACCAATATCCATTGTCACGATGGCGTCAAGGCAGACCCAAATATCGTTGAGCAGTTGTTCCATCTCTTGGAAAACGGTAATTACATGTAA
- a CDS encoding uncharacterized protein (PKUD0D03000; similar to Saccharomyces cerevisiae YMR088C (VBA1); ancestral locus Anc_2.473): MLITETTPLVGVQKPYTLSEPRDVENANIVPNKGPFHDVVKPANLYMIIASLWLGTFLSAADTTIVSTTANTIASSMNGSEKLSWIATSYLLTNTIFQPLVGRISDVFGRRTVLIFAQFWFALGCLCCSLSQSVTQFAVARALAGIGGGGMSALSSIIATDIIPLGERGMFQGYANLLYGLGQFTGPILGSAFVAYDEESGWRWMFAIQVPFVVLAGILVFANVHEYRQDQMKDVDMKNRFALENLKKIDLPGSFLLSCTIVSLLMIFNAQSLEQVLLYLAFLFISATAFALVEKYIMTVRIIPPSAFQGVLRISAFIVFFAGGSIAGIGYITPLYLQIVHDFSQFQLGIFNSISIFAAPLGSLSAGWYLKQDPNVSTATIIERSIKLSMLSCLALFTGFSLILFQTVTLKPTISRSNLTFGTYAELSVILLGSCISAVGYGAFLVAILILVVGIVGVKTQATVTGMNYMFRSMGQSSGVGISLGLYNLNVVRSLAKYFQKDVENGHSILNKLTSSTAYLRKGMPSQYLSDVLLIYKQAIYYSVAVVFGAGSIAFLFSLMLHSFHSNQGK; the protein is encoded by the coding sequence ATGTTGATTACCGAAACCACTCCTTTAGTGGGTGTCCAAAAACCTTATACATTAAGTGAACCCCGGGACGTTGAGAATGCAAATATTGTCCCCAACAAGGGACCATTCCATGACGTCGTTAAACCTGCAAATCTATACATGATTATTGCATCGTTGTGGTTAGGAACCTTCCTGTCCGCGGCAGATACCACTATTGTATCTACAACGGCAAATACCATAGCTTCCTCAATGAATGGATCTGAGAAACTCAGTTGGATTGCCACCTCTTACCTCCTAACAAACACAATTTTCCAACCGTTAGTTGGTAGAATCAGTGATGTGTTTGGACGTCGGACTGTCCTTATATTTGCACAATTCTGGTTTGCATTGGGATGCTTATGTTGTTCCCTCTCCCAGTCAGTCACACAATTTGCAGTTGCTAGAGCTTTGGCTGGAATTGGAGGCGGAGGTATGTCTGCATTATCCTCCATTATAGCCACCGATATCATTCCATTGGGAGAAAGAGGCATGTTTCAAGGTTATGCTAATCTTCTCTATGGTCTTGGACAATTTACAGGTCCAATATTAGGTTCGGCGTTTGTGGCATACGATGAAGAATCTGGATGGAGATGGATGTTTGCAATCCAAGTTCCGTTTGTCGTGCTTGCCGGAATTTTGGTCTTTGCTAATGTTCATGAATACAGACAAGACCAAATGAAGGACGTTGATATGAAGAATCGATTTGCTTTGGAAAACCTAAAAAAGATCGATCTACCTGGTTCCTTTCTGTTGAGCTGCACTAtagtttctttgttgatgatcttCAATGCGCAATCTCTGGAACAAGTCTTACTTTATCTTGCGTTTTTGTTTATTAGTGCTACGGCATTTGCActagttgaaaaatatataatgACGGTCCGTATTATTCCACCTTCCGCATTCCAGGGAGTTTTGCGAATCTCAGCCTTTATTGTCTTCTTTGCTGGTGGATCCATTGCTGGTATTGGATACATAACCCCATTGTATTTGCAGATTGTTCAtgatttttctcaatttcaactAGGTATATTTAATTCAATCTCCATCTTTGCTGCTCCTCTGGGCTCTCTGAGTGCCGGGTGGTACCTAAAGCAAGACCCCAATGTTAGCACAGCGACCATAATTGAGAGGTCCATCAAACTATCGATGCTCTCTTGTTTAGCTCTTTTTACGGGGTTCAGCCTAATCTTATTTCAAACTGTGACACTAAAACCGACAATATCTAGAAGCAACCTTACGTTTGGAACATATGCAGAATTATCTGTTATTCTTCTTGGGTCTTGTATCTCTGCTGTTGGCTACGGTGCATTTTTGGTAGCAATTCTTattcttgttgttggtattgTTGGTGTTAAGACACAGGCTACAGTTACAGGTATGAATTATATGTTCCGGTCAATGGGACAATCATCAGGTGTTGGAATTTCTCTTGGCCTTTACAACCTGAATGTAGTTCGATCCCTAGCCAAATATTTCCAAAAGGATGTGGAAAATGGCCACtccattttgaataaattaACTAGCTCAACTGCTTATTTGAGAAAAGGTATGCCTTCTCAATATTTGTCCGATGTGCTTCTTATTTACAAGCAGGCAATCTACTATTCGGTAGCAGTTGTATTTGGAGCTGGTAGTATTGCCTTTCTGTTCAGCTTAATGCTCCATTCATTCCACAGTAACCAAGGAAAATAG
- a CDS encoding uncharacterized protein (PKUD0D03005), whose protein sequence is MPESLLQKVTVYTCTCTYTHTLLSWTYSSTTNPGMSECSVYELPPLRGFVLSIGLGVLIFGTYVPQHIRILKRRTSEGLSPSYILLGSAASVASLINIFIFTMPARRCCPILTRYECMSSLSGFCQILIQTSGSLIIFLLCIFATRESLIESRADLLQIRRNFKILIGYVLANVVTYEYIMLSSLSDDNLNRMFQLANLNGVASMLMALMQYIPQLFTTYSLKHPGSLSIPMLCLQAPGGMLWSYSLWVKTNSQWSSWLPYLVSAVMQTFLLCMCLYFKHVYPTELLETIEEQLIAEENLHAGYNTLSKNI, encoded by the coding sequence ATGCCTGAGTCCTTACTCCAGAAAGTTACAGTATATACATGCACATGTACATATACACATACATTACTGAGTTGGACTTACTCGTCTACCACAAATCCAGGCATGAGTGAGTGTTCTGTATACGAATTACCTCCACTGAGAGGCTTTGTTCTATCTATAGGACTTGGTGTTCTAATTTTCGGCACGTATGTCCCGCAACACATTCGAATCTTGAAAAGACGGACCAGTGAAGGGCTCTCACCCAGCTACATTCTCCTTGGTTCAGCGGCCAGTGTGGCTTCACtaatcaatattttcatcttcactaTGCCTGCTAGAAGGTGTTGTCCGATACTGACTCGCTACGAATGCATGAGTTCCCTGAGTGGGTTCTGCCAAATCTTAATCCAGACAAGTGGCAGTTTGatcatcttcctcttgTGCATATTTGCAACAAGGGAGTCGCTGATAGAATCCCGTGCTGATTTACTGCAAATACGAAGAAACTTCAAGATACTCATAGGATATGTCCTCGCAAATGTAGTTACCTACGAGTATATTATGCTAAGTTCCTTGTCAGATGATAATTTGAACAGGATGTTCCAATTGGCCAATCTAAATGGCGTTGCTTCCATGTTAATGGCACTGATGCAGTATATCCCGCAGCTTTTCACTACCTACAGCTTAAAACACCCGGGTTCTCTATCCATCCCAATGCTGTGTCTTCAGGCTCCTGGGGGGATGTTGTGGTCATACAGTCTCTGGGTGAAAACGAACTCTCAATGGAGTTCGTGGCTTCCGTATCTTGTTTCAGCAGTGATGCAGACGTTCTTGCTGTGTATGTGTCTCTACTTCAAGCATGTCTATCCCACCGAATTATTAGAAACAATAGAGGAACAGCTTATCGCCGAGGAGAATTTGCATGCTGGGTATAATACCCTCTCTAAGAATATATAA
- a CDS encoding uncharacterized protein (PKUD0D03010; Pfam Domains: DUF1680(4.5e-06)), whose protein sequence is MSFDNNLEGFNTCQTMWYTFWNPDTESFTCQTPCHESRGNYFSCYSQGVALHAIADSVSVYKDLTLPIVEPAVKATLKFRNPKYGAYSVSSHGKENSGDDDINYDDNAHLLRAFIELYEATGNKKYLQMSKEIQRFMLGGIKEHETWKVKGCMWHVSRKYMATISNSVGATGAMKMIKYAESKEEEQQLYQFAKTCLNFIFELMLDKSDDVIMDGVGIDSTTIDKSKYSYNQGSTLSALCLMYTYDKNPYWKEMADRVVDGCINPHKTLFDRDYKDMNKRFLHGVSYFNQLLIEGVVDYALTFQKEAKPEVLEQCKFQIARHLSYFRKYCYDPKDKLYFMNFDIYKIDHDTYKMYKEIFGGDKPYNPDPRERAKNMDDTPVDQRPAVKTLIGAAAAAHIFFQGGRLLPKMDPVEV, encoded by the coding sequence ATGTCATTTGATAACAATCTGGAAGGATTTAACACCTGTCAAACTATGTGGTATACCTTCTGGAATCCGGACACCGAATCCTTCACTTGCCAAACGCCCTGCCATGAATCCAGAGGTAACTACTTCAGTTGCTACTCCCAGGGCGTGGCTTTACATGCAATTGCAGATTCAGTTAGTGTATATAAGGACTTGACCCTGCCTATTGTAGAGCCAGCGGTGAAAGCCACGCTTAAGTTCagaaatccaaaatatGGGGCTTATTCTGTCAGTTCGCATGGTAAGGAGAATTCGGGTGATGACGATATCAACTATGACGACAATGCGCATCTGTTGAGAGCATTCATTGAGCTCTACGAGGCAACCGGCAATAAGAAGTACCTACAAATGAgcaaagaaattcaaaggTTTATGCTTGGTGGAATCAAGGAACATGAAACATGGAAAGTTAAAGGCTGTATGTGGCATGTCTCTAGAAAATATATGGCTACTATTTCCAATTCAGTTGGTGCTACAGGTGCCATGAAAATGATTAAGTATGCCGAGAGTAAAGAGGAGGAGCAGCAGTTGTACCAATTTGCCAAAACATGTctaaattttatttttgaattgatgCTCGATAAGAGTGATGATGTGATCATGGACGGTGTGGGCATTGATAGCACTACCATCGATAAAAGTAAGTATAGCTACAACCAAGGCTCTACGTTAAGTGCCTTGTGTTTGATGTACACGTATGATAAGAATCCTTACTGGAAAGAGATGGCTGATAGGGTTGTTGACGGTTGCATCAACCCGCACAAAACGTTGTTTGATAGAGATTACAAAGATATGAACAAAAGGTTCTTACACGGTGTAAGTTATTTTAACCAGTTATTAATTGAAGGTGTGGTTGATTATGCACTCACGtttcaaaaagaagcaaagCCTGAGGTTCTCGAACAATGTAAGTTCCAGATCGCTCGACACTTGAGCTATTTCAGAAAGTACTGCTATGATCCAAAAGATAAACTATACTTTATGAATTTCGACATCTACAAAATTGATCATGATACTTACAAAATGtataaagaaatatttGGAGGAGATAAACCATATAATCCTGATCCAAGAGAGAGGGCTAAAAATATGGATGATACTCCAGTGGACCAAAGGCCAGCCGTTAAAACTTTGATAGgtgctgctgctgctgctcACATATTTTTCCAAGGTGGAAGACTTCTTCCGAAGATGGATCCAGTTGAAGTTTAA
- a CDS encoding uncharacterized protein (PKUD0D03020; similar to Saccharomyces cerevisiae YDR324C (UTP4); ancestral locus Anc_5.366), with the protein MDIHRCSFLDYTPESITCCAFTHESNLEQVTPNNFRLAIGRADGSIEIWNPNNSKYRWVLENVIPGSKGTSIEGLVWSTHNDPSLPPRLFSIGGSTILTEWDLDTGVPLKNFDCNAGVIWSIAINKSHDKIALGCEDGSVVVVDVNGGPGVIEHETILQRQKYRVLSLCWVENKMILGGCADGRIRVWSYMNTEIGGDGENTENGIKGRLVQTLRTDKSKSEPSLIWCLLHLPKSNQFVSGDSTGSIKIWDLKHLVLQQSFQVHEADVLCLAKDATGEKFFSAGVDRKIYNFNHTKISKHNNKWINTSSRLLHGNDVRTMASYHSKNLDFLVSGGIERIMHVNSIKNFQSSVTYKLPINPITENVIVHEDKRLILMYQRNEIKIWKLKEDHTKTLMAKLTLSDPENITDISLSGNGEYLLVSRLSVLKLFRLEEVSENKMSIKRIHSDLLATLGAKKAKFINSAEIFLVYTSENDLQSYKFDQLSPSSPIDDFQEPTDYDLPIADSMTNSKANFTYLDHYSHIAIDETNQLVALSTYSGVIDILNLSTGKIKTLVKLSSVATCINFTSSSTLLAVTLDHKIHEFNVLNDKKNGQIYTAWSMTNSNSMPAQFIALPGYAYGVFETLGRFGIYGSNWLVFFDSHYDLPNSHSAATENGKKRKRNGDVQASSSKNASSNISKGENKCFFLTKNYTDILFTGKLNDSELVVVERHLEDMANPPAFKLNRIAV; encoded by the coding sequence ATGGATATTCATCGTTGTTCGTTTCTCGACTACACCCCCGAATCTATAACATGCTGTGCCTTTACACATGAATCAAATTTAGAGCAAGTCACACCAAATAATTTTAGATTAGCAATAGGTAGAGCTGATGGGTCAATTGAAATCTGGAATCCAAACAACTCAAAATATAGATGGGTTTTGGAAAACGTGATTCCAGGCTCTAAAGGCACGTCAATCGAAGGCTTAGTTTGGTCTACCCATAATGATCCATCTTTACCTCCAAGATTGTTCTCCATCGGTGGCTCTACTATTTTAACTGAGTGGGACTTGGATACGGGTGTgcctttgaagaattttgACTGTAATGCCGGTGTCATTTGGTCTATTGCGATCAATAAAAGCCATGATAAAATTGCATTAGGTTGTGAAGATGGATCTGTGGTAGTAGTTGATGTCAATGGTGGTCCGGGTGTCATTGAGCATGAGACCATTTTACAGAGACAAAAATACAGAGTCTTATCCCTTTGTTGGgtggaaaacaaaatgataCTTGGTGGGTGTGCAGATGGTAGAATTAGAGTTTGGTCTTACATGAATACTGAAATTGGAGGAGATGGTGAGAATACtgaaaatggaataaaGGGAAGATTAGTGCAAACGTTGAGAACAGATAAATCCAAAAGTGAGCCAAGTTTAATTTGGTGTTTGCTTCATTTACCTAAATCAAACCAGTTTGTTTCTGGAGATTCCACCGGTTCGATTAAAATCTGGGATTTGAAGCATTTAGTCTTACAACAATCTTTTCAGGTTCACGAGGCCGATGTTTTATGTTTGGCCAAGGACGCAACTGGCGAAAAGTTTTTCAGTGCAGGTGTTGACAGAAAAATCTACAACTTTAATCACACTAAGATCTCCAAACATAATAACAAATGGATAAATACTTCTAGCAGGTTGTTGCATGGCAATGATGTCAGGACAATGGCATCGTATCACTCGAAAAACCTTGATTTCTTGGTCAGTGGTGGTATTGAAAGAATCATGCATGTCAATTCTATCAAAAACTTCCAAAGTTCAGTCACCTATAAACTACCAATAAACCCTATTACCGAAAATGTAATAGTCCATGAAGATAAGAGGTTGATACTCATGTACCAGAGAAATGAAATTAAGATATGGAAGCTAAAAGAAGACCATACCAAGACTCTAATGGCAAAATTGACATTATCGGATCCAGAGAATATAACGGATATCTCGCTGAGTGGAAATGGGGAATATTTACTTGTTAGCAGACTTTctgttttgaaattatttCGTTTAGAGGAAGTTTCAGAGAACAAAATGTCAATCAAAAGGATCCACTCCGATCTATTAGCAACCCTTGGTGCCAAAAAGGCCAAGTTTATCAACTCTGCTGAGATTTTCCTTGTCTACACATCTGAAAATGACTTACAAAGCTACAAATTTGACCAACTATCACCATCCTCTCCAATTGACGATTTTCAAGAACCAACAGACTACGATTTACCTATAGCTGATTCCATGACGAACTCAAAGGCAAATTTCACTTACTTGGATCATTATTCCCATATTGCAATTGACGAAACAAACCAACTAGTTGCTTTATCCACATACAGCGGGGTCATTGATATTCTCAATTTGTCAACTGGCAAGATTAAAACATTGGTGAAACTCTCTTCTGTTGCAACTTGTATAAATTTCACTTCATCATCGACGTTGTTAGCTGTTACCTTGGACCACAAAATACACGAGTTTAATGTATTGAATGATAAGAAAAACGGTCAAATCTACACAGCTTGGTCCATGACTAATTCGAACAGCATGCCTGCTCAATTCATTGCACTTCCTGGGTATGCATATGGtgtatttgaaactttagGGAGATTTGGCATTTATGGATCCAACTGGctggttttctttgattccCATTATGACTTACCGAATAGCCATTCTGCAGCAACTGAAAATGGTAAGAAACGTAAAAGAAATGGCGATGTGCAAGCGTCGTCATCTAAGAATGCCTCCAGCAATATTTCTAAAGGTGAGAACAAATGCTTCTTCTTGACAAAAAACTACACTGACATACTGTTTACAGGAAAACTTAATGATTCTGAATTAGTTGTAGTTGAAAGACACCTAGAAGACATGGCAAACCCACCTGCATTTAAGCTAAATAGAATTGCAGTTTAA
- a CDS encoding uncharacterized protein (PKUD0D03030) — MEALDNTHRELLTRFRHFINNGKLKLPERLRHEEIAKDDVYERARKLYEVRPQQREEDEAILKLIGYSNCMYSKYISLMSEVTYRELPGCCKFSAEVIIQYSDQIVLHGYDINSSMYSDYFRTHGLVIGTHKFNAMYSVERFDYNLYAEYLRSTYYWGENPPVCYANKKNPYCFYLLDEPETIVEIDWFLYPVQQLWQKFKEVLVLYSNLMFRRADYVARQIETGISYCLSFGQFAQVLPFLPHMKFSKELGSSNFRPKRPKKWNNLIHNAIMVCHTNYSEEQMRRSRRKTESKGLRNRTLLNTDCPVKYDVTIDLLHGVVFIKKLEEHSSECHSIQQQKGYLITRRLKTEKNIRDRFDRDLLDYYGIDKIIMKNHDRFFKGVEHVSKRQRTS; from the coding sequence ATGGAAGCACTGGACAATACACACAGAGAATTGCTGACGAGGTTCAGACATTTTATAAACAATGGGAAGCTGAAGTTGCCAGAGAGATTGAGGCATGAGGAGATAGCTAAGGACGATGTGTATGAACGAGCACGAAAACTCTATGAAGTGAGGCCACAACAAagggaagaagatgaagcCATTCTTAAATTGATAGGTTACAGCAATTGCATGTATTCTAAGTATATTTCATTAATGTCTGAAGTAACATACAGAGAGCTTCCAGGGTGCTGCAAGTTTTCTGCTGAAGTTATCATTCAATACTCTGACCAAATAGTTCTGCATGGTTACGATATCAACTCTTCAATGTACAGTGATTATTTTCGAACTCATGGGCTTGTCATTGGAACACACAAATTCAATGCCATGTATTCTGTGGAAAGATTTGATTATAACCTATACGCTGAATACCTCAGAAGTACTTATTATTGGGGTGAAAACCCACCAGTTTGCTATgccaacaaaaaaaatccatACTGTTTTTATCTTTTAGATGAGCCAGAAACTATTGTGGAAATAGATTGGTTTCTATATCCAGTCCAACAATTATGGCAAAAGTTCAAGGAGGTCCTCGTCCTTTACTCTAACCTCATGTTTAGGCGTGCAGATTATGTAGCCCGGCAGATTGAAACAGGAATTAGCTATTGTTTATCATTTGGTCAATTTGCTCAGGTGCTTCCCTTTCTTCCTCATATGAAATTCTCTAAGGAACTTGGCTCTTCCAATTTCAGGCCTAAAAGACCCaaaaaatggaacaatCTTATCCATAATGCCATTATGGTATGCCATACAAATTACTCGGAAGAACAAATGAGGAGAAGCCGGAGAAAAACAGAAAGTAAAGGCCTCCGTAACCGTACCCTGCTAAATACCGATTGTCCAGTGAAATACGATGTGACCATTGACCTTCTGCATGGCGTAGTCTTTATAAAGAAGCTCGAGGAACACTCCAGTGAATGCCATTCgattcaacaacaaaaaggaTATTTGATTACCAGAAGACTGAAAACCGAAAAAAACATCCGTGATAGGTTTGACAGGGATCTTTTGGACTACTACGGGATAGATAAGATAATTATGAAGAACCATGATAGGTTCTTCAAAGGTGTAGAGCATGTGTCCAAAAGACAGAGAACCAGCTAA